In Massilia forsythiae, one DNA window encodes the following:
- a CDS encoding sensor histidine kinase, whose translation MKNTLTKNAFSMPRPVPEGPWRWLVPVLLVLLFLLVLLWLPWQARQMESNERQEQLIADTLWVEQTLRFELARSEEVLATLGADLAVETPPSAMLQARLAQMFKNGHELQRVVWFDAAGAVRAVHGLEMPAAGLTESSREAAAMSRTTRAGRYSDPYGATALMHGLIDFHLPLYHNKQYIGSLVATYNLQTLLDENVPWWFAQDNALALLDRDDRMVAQRAAGGPGRGVYTHKRALDLPGSSIVLSTDSVKGAPKLLPNLLVGSVIVLALGLVLSLAALWRHIARTIAAENALRQQMAFRTAMEDSLLTGLRARDLQGRVTYVNPAFCRLVGLPAEDLLGKTPPMPYWAPEAIDEYEQRFRKVLAGQATPQFETVFQRSDGVRVPVLVFEAPLLDTHGRHTGWMSSILDITDRKRAEEIYRQQQEKLETSARLATMGEISSMLAHELNQPLAAISSYTAGALNVLARAGDATGVAAGAQAPLDAGMLKRALEQANTQARRAGEIIRSVHEFVKKREPRRERVAIQQVVDGIRSLVELQARQSYVTLQVDIPPGLPPVLADRVLLEQVLLNLTRNAIEAMQGSAPERRVLAIAARVGAGQVAVSVIDNGHGIPPEVAERLFSPFFSTKAEGMGMGLSICRTAIEFHGGTLTHADNPGGGTVFTFTLQAA comes from the coding sequence ATGAAGAACACGTTGACCAAGAACGCGTTTTCGATGCCGCGCCCGGTGCCGGAAGGCCCGTGGCGCTGGCTGGTGCCGGTGCTGCTGGTGCTGCTGTTCCTGCTGGTGCTGCTGTGGCTGCCGTGGCAGGCGCGCCAGATGGAAAGCAACGAGCGGCAAGAGCAATTGATTGCGGATACGCTCTGGGTCGAACAGACGCTGCGCTTCGAACTGGCGCGCAGCGAAGAGGTGCTGGCCACGCTGGGCGCCGACCTGGCGGTCGAGACGCCGCCGTCCGCCATGCTGCAGGCGCGCCTGGCGCAGATGTTCAAGAACGGCCACGAACTGCAGCGCGTGGTGTGGTTCGACGCCGCCGGCGCCGTGCGCGCCGTGCATGGATTGGAAATGCCGGCCGCCGGTCTCACCGAATCGTCGCGGGAAGCGGCGGCGATGTCGCGCACCACGCGCGCCGGCCGCTACAGCGACCCCTACGGCGCCACCGCGCTGATGCACGGCCTGATCGATTTTCATTTGCCGCTGTACCACAACAAGCAATACATCGGCAGCCTGGTCGCCACCTACAATTTGCAGACCCTGCTCGACGAAAACGTGCCCTGGTGGTTTGCCCAGGACAATGCGCTGGCCCTGCTCGACCGCGACGACCGCATGGTGGCCCAGCGCGCCGCCGGCGGTCCGGGGCGCGGCGTCTACACCCACAAGCGCGCGCTCGACCTGCCGGGGTCGTCGATCGTGCTGTCCACCGACAGCGTCAAGGGTGCGCCGAAACTCTTGCCGAACCTGCTGGTCGGCTCGGTGATCGTGCTGGCGCTGGGCCTGGTGCTGTCGCTGGCGGCGCTGTGGCGCCACATCGCGCGCACCATCGCCGCGGAAAATGCCCTGCGCCAGCAGATGGCGTTCCGCACCGCGATGGAGGATTCGCTGCTGACCGGCCTGCGCGCGCGCGACCTGCAGGGGCGCGTCACCTACGTCAACCCGGCCTTTTGCCGCCTGGTCGGACTGCCGGCCGAAGATTTATTGGGCAAGACGCCGCCGATGCCCTACTGGGCGCCGGAAGCCATCGACGAATACGAACAGCGCTTCCGCAAGGTGCTGGCCGGCCAGGCCACGCCGCAGTTCGAGACCGTGTTCCAGCGCTCGGACGGCGTGCGGGTGCCGGTGCTGGTGTTCGAGGCGCCGCTGCTGGACACCCACGGCCGCCACACCGGCTGGATGAGCTCGATCCTCGACATCACCGACCGCAAGCGCGCCGAGGAAATCTATCGCCAGCAGCAGGAAAAACTGGAAACCAGCGCGCGCCTGGCCACCATGGGCGAGATTTCGTCGATGCTGGCGCACGAGCTGAACCAGCCGCTGGCGGCCATCTCCAGCTACACCGCCGGCGCCCTCAACGTGCTGGCGCGCGCCGGCGACGCTACCGGGGTTGCTGCGGGTGCGCAAGCGCCGCTCGATGCCGGCATGCTGAAACGCGCGCTGGAACAGGCGAATACGCAGGCGCGCCGCGCCGGAGAAATCATCCGCAGCGTGCACGAGTTCGTGAAAAAGCGCGAGCCGCGCCGCGAACGGGTCGCGATCCAGCAGGTGGTGGACGGCATCCGCTCGCTGGTCGAGCTGCAGGCGCGCCAAAGCTACGTCACGCTGCAGGTCGACATTCCGCCCGGCCTGCCGCCGGTGCTGGCCGACCGCGTGCTGCTGGAACAGGTGCTGCTGAACCTGACGCGCAACGCGATCGAGGCGATGCAGGGCAGTGCCCCGGAGCGGCGCGTGCTGGCGATTGCGGCGCGCGTCGGTGCCGGCCAGGTGGCCGTTTCCGTGATCGACAACGGCCACGGCATCCCGCCCGAGGTGGCCGAGCGCCTGTTTTCGCCGTTCTTCTCGACCAAGGCGGAAGGCATGGGGATGGGTTTGTCGATCTGCCGCACTGCCATCGAATTCCACGGCGGCACGCTGACGCATGCCGACAACCCCGGCGGCGGCACGGTGTTCACGTTTACCTTGCAGGCAGCATAA
- a CDS encoding response regulator transcription factor — protein sequence MLHIVDDEDVIRDALEWLAHSRGLAARGHAGGQAFLDALAAQGDDAGADGADGGDCVLLDVRMPGMNGIAVFDQLVARGLLARLPVIFLTGHGDVPMAVDSLKRGAFDFFEKPFNDNQLMDRVEEALATSRKAAAGTQVRARLATLSAREREVLDLILAGNMNKVVADKLGISMRTVEVHRAHIFDKMQVKTAVELAGLLK from the coding sequence ATGCTGCACATCGTCGACGACGAAGACGTCATCCGCGACGCCCTGGAATGGCTGGCGCACTCGCGCGGGCTGGCGGCGCGCGGCCATGCGGGCGGCCAGGCCTTCCTCGACGCCCTCGCCGCCCAGGGCGACGACGCCGGCGCGGACGGCGCCGATGGCGGCGACTGCGTGCTGCTGGACGTGCGCATGCCCGGCATGAACGGCATCGCCGTGTTCGACCAGCTGGTAGCGCGCGGCCTGCTGGCGCGCCTGCCGGTGATCTTCCTGACCGGCCACGGCGACGTGCCGATGGCGGTCGATTCGCTCAAGCGCGGCGCCTTCGACTTCTTCGAAAAGCCCTTCAACGACAACCAGCTGATGGACCGCGTCGAGGAAGCGCTGGCGACCTCGCGCAAGGCCGCCGCCGGCACCCAAGTGCGCGCGCGCCTGGCCACGCTGTCGGCGCGCGAGCGCGAAGTGCTCGACCTGATCCTGGCCGGCAACATGAACAAGGTCGTGGCCGACAAGCTCGGCATCAGCATGCGGACCGTGGAAGTGCACCGCGCCCACATCTTTGACAAGATGCAGGTCAAGACGGCAGTCGAACTGGCCGGCCTGTTGAAGTAA
- a CDS encoding TRAP transporter substrate-binding protein: MWIKNAPVALALAVAVLSSWTAAQAQGGAPAPIVIKFSHVVAPDAPKGLAAERFRVLAEQMTKGRVKVEVYPNSQLYKDKEELEALQLGAVQMLAPSLAKFGPLGVKEFEAFDLPYIFPTKAALYAVTEGPIGKSLLRKLEPKGITGLAYWDNGFKVMSADRPLRTPADFHGLKMRIQGSKVLDAQMRALGAVPQVLAFSEVYAALQSGVVDGTENPPSNMYTQRMHEVQKYVTVSNHGYLGYVVIVNKKFWDGLPRDIRTQLEAALREATTFEKAIAQRDNDRALEAIRRSGKTQVTTMTPQQQAEWRRALLPVQKQVEGRIGKDLIDAINRTTSE, translated from the coding sequence ATGTGGATCAAGAACGCGCCCGTCGCGCTGGCGCTCGCGGTCGCCGTCCTGTCGAGCTGGACCGCGGCGCAAGCCCAGGGCGGCGCGCCGGCGCCCATCGTCATCAAGTTCAGCCACGTGGTCGCCCCGGACGCGCCCAAGGGGCTGGCGGCGGAGCGCTTCCGGGTGCTGGCGGAACAGATGACCAAGGGACGCGTCAAGGTGGAAGTCTACCCCAACAGCCAGCTCTACAAGGACAAGGAAGAACTGGAAGCGCTGCAACTGGGGGCGGTACAGATGCTGGCGCCCTCGCTGGCCAAGTTCGGTCCGCTGGGCGTGAAGGAATTCGAAGCCTTCGATTTGCCCTACATCTTCCCGACCAAGGCGGCGCTGTACGCGGTGACCGAAGGCCCGATCGGCAAGTCGCTGCTGCGCAAGCTGGAGCCGAAAGGCATCACCGGGCTGGCCTACTGGGACAACGGGTTCAAGGTCATGTCGGCCGACCGCCCACTGCGCACGCCGGCGGATTTCCACGGCCTCAAGATGCGCATCCAGGGTTCCAAGGTGCTCGATGCGCAGATGCGCGCGCTGGGCGCGGTACCGCAGGTGCTGGCGTTTTCCGAAGTGTATGCGGCGCTGCAGAGCGGTGTCGTGGACGGCACCGAGAACCCGCCTTCGAACATGTATACCCAGCGCATGCACGAGGTGCAGAAATACGTGACGGTGTCGAACCACGGCTATCTCGGCTATGTAGTCATCGTCAACAAGAAGTTCTGGGACGGCTTGCCGCGCGACATCCGCACGCAGCTGGAAGCGGCCCTGCGCGAGGCGACCACCTTCGAAAAAGCCATCGCCCAGCGCGACAACGACCGCGCGCTGGAGGCGATCCGGCGCAGCGGCAAGACCCAGGTCACCACCATGACGCCGCAGCAGCAAGCCGAATGGCGGCGTGCATTGCTGCCGGTACAGAAGCAGGTCGAAGGCCGCATCGGCAAGGACTTGATCGATGCGATCAATCGAACGACGTCCGAATAA
- a CDS encoding endonuclease/exonuclease/phosphatase family protein: MQQEIRFATFNVYNLAPPGARLYDNLEPSTPDEVEAKMDWTARQIDMLDADVIGFQEVFSQAALAETLARTRRYRDALHIGFDPDPGAGKLTPSVAMVSRLPLAAPPQALPTFPPGIAMPPGNRDADRFTRAPLHVEIEIAPGLVVDVLVVHLKSRRPDYRTGDTGDDPQLFALASLRSLIRRGTEAAALRVLLSQLGRERRRPRVVLGDFNDVADAVTTGIVLGIGGPAGDRLYDACQLQRRQDRLRHVGFSNLHEGQYTTIDHILVSADFNPDVPGALGEIVDVVYLNDHLDLGLPEASDHGQVLAKLRLYERANGNPPGDG; encoded by the coding sequence CAAGAAATTCGCTTTGCCACCTTCAACGTGTACAACCTGGCCCCGCCGGGCGCCCGGCTGTACGACAATCTGGAGCCCAGCACGCCGGACGAGGTCGAAGCGAAGATGGACTGGACCGCGCGCCAGATCGACATGCTCGATGCCGACGTGATCGGCTTCCAGGAAGTGTTTTCGCAGGCGGCGCTGGCCGAGACCCTGGCGCGCACCCGGCGCTACCGCGATGCGCTGCACATCGGCTTCGATCCGGATCCGGGCGCCGGCAAGCTGACGCCGAGCGTGGCCATGGTATCGCGCCTGCCGCTGGCGGCGCCGCCGCAGGCGTTGCCGACTTTTCCGCCCGGGATCGCCATGCCGCCCGGTAACCGCGACGCCGACCGTTTTACGCGCGCGCCGCTGCATGTGGAAATCGAGATCGCGCCCGGCCTGGTGGTCGACGTGCTGGTGGTGCATCTGAAATCGCGCCGTCCCGACTACCGCACCGGCGATACCGGCGACGACCCGCAATTGTTCGCGCTGGCCTCGCTGCGCTCGCTGATCCGGCGCGGCACCGAGGCCGCCGCGCTGCGCGTGCTGCTGTCCCAACTCGGGCGCGAGCGGCGCCGCCCGCGCGTGGTGCTGGGCGACTTCAACGACGTCGCCGACGCCGTCACCACCGGCATCGTGCTGGGGATCGGCGGCCCCGCCGGCGACCGCCTGTACGACGCCTGCCAGCTGCAGCGGCGCCAGGACCGGCTGCGCCACGTCGGCTTTTCCAACCTCCACGAGGGGCAGTACACGACCATCGACCACATCCTGGTATCGGCCGATTTCAATCCGGACGTGCCGGGCGCGCTGGGCGAGATCGTCGACGTGGTGTACCTGAACGACCACCTCGACCTGGGCCTGCCGGAAGCGTCCGACCATGGCCAGGTGCTGGCGAAACTGCGCTTGTACGAACGGGCGAACGGCAATCCGCCCGGCGACGGCTGA
- a CDS encoding methylated-DNA--[protein]-cysteine S-methyltransferase translates to MQKGSAQGSVIFDAIVGAPFGAIGIRTGQERVRELVYLPPHYQEQAPRDAAAEQAAGQVARYLADPDFRFTLPLLDAGSAFQRRVWDAIAAIPRGSVRTYGHIAKLLGSHPRAVGQACGANWFPLVIPCHRVTAAGGLGGFASSDDENGFHLSVKRWLLRHEGATGFTSPWQQQPIFH, encoded by the coding sequence ATGCAAAAGGGCAGTGCACAGGGCAGCGTAATCTTCGACGCCATCGTCGGCGCGCCCTTTGGCGCCATCGGTATCCGCACCGGACAAGAGCGGGTGCGTGAACTGGTCTATTTGCCGCCGCATTACCAGGAACAGGCGCCGCGCGACGCCGCCGCCGAACAGGCGGCCGGGCAGGTGGCGCGCTATCTCGCCGACCCGGACTTTCGTTTCACGCTGCCGCTGCTGGACGCCGGCAGCGCCTTCCAGCGCCGCGTGTGGGATGCGATCGCCGCCATTCCGCGCGGCAGTGTGCGCACCTATGGCCACATCGCCAAGCTGCTGGGCTCGCATCCGCGCGCGGTGGGGCAGGCCTGCGGCGCCAACTGGTTTCCGCTGGTGATTCCCTGCCACCGTGTCACCGCTGCCGGCGGCCTCGGCGGCTTTGCCAGCAGCGACGATGAAAACGGCTTTCATTTGTCGGTCAAGCGCTGGCTGTTGCGCCACGAAGGCGCGACCGGTTTTACATCTCCATGGCAACAGCAGCCAATCTTCCACTGA
- the xerD gene encoding site-specific tyrosine recombinase XerD produces MATAANLPLIDAFCDTLWLEHGLSKNSLDAYRRDLRLFARWLEVKRPERVDLHAVEAQDIAAYFADRHPESKPSSANRRLSVLKRFYQLALRERRIALDPCLKMASARQPTRFVHTLSEAQVEALLNAPDTAMPLGLRERTMLELMYASGLRVSELVSLKLVELSLNDGVLRITGKGSKTRLVPFGAQARLWLERYMKDARGIILDGKIDDALFVTGRGGAMTRQMFWILIKKHAARAGITAPLSPHTLRHAFATHLLNHGADLRVVQLLLGHSDISTTQIYTHVARERLKHLHAQHHPRG; encoded by the coding sequence ATGGCAACAGCAGCCAATCTTCCACTGATCGACGCGTTCTGCGACACGCTCTGGCTGGAACACGGGCTGTCGAAGAACTCGCTGGACGCCTACCGGCGCGACCTGCGCCTGTTCGCGCGCTGGCTCGAGGTCAAGCGGCCCGAGCGAGTCGATCTGCACGCGGTCGAGGCCCAGGACATCGCCGCCTATTTCGCCGACCGCCACCCAGAATCGAAGCCGAGTTCGGCCAACCGGCGCCTGTCGGTGCTCAAGCGTTTCTACCAGCTGGCGCTGCGCGAACGGCGCATCGCGCTCGACCCCTGCCTCAAGATGGCCTCGGCCAGGCAGCCGACCCGCTTCGTGCACACCTTGAGCGAAGCCCAGGTCGAGGCGCTCCTGAATGCGCCGGACACCGCCATGCCGCTCGGCCTGCGCGAGCGCACGATGCTGGAACTGATGTACGCCAGTGGGCTGCGGGTATCGGAACTGGTGAGCCTGAAACTGGTCGAGCTGAGCCTGAACGATGGGGTGCTGCGCATCACCGGCAAGGGCAGCAAGACGCGCCTGGTGCCGTTCGGCGCGCAGGCGCGCCTGTGGCTGGAGCGGTATATGAAAGATGCGCGCGGCATCATCCTGGACGGCAAGATCGACGACGCCCTGTTCGTGACCGGTCGCGGCGGGGCGATGACGCGCCAGATGTTCTGGATCCTGATCAAGAAGCACGCGGCCCGCGCCGGCATCACGGCGCCGCTGTCGCCGCACACGCTGCGCCATGCCTTCGCCACCCATCTGTTGAACCACGGCGCCGACCTGCGTGTGGTGCAATTGCTGCTCGGCCACTCCGACATTTCGACGACGCAGATCTACACCCATGTGGCGCGCGAGCGCTTGAAGCACCTGCATGCGCAGCACCACCCGCGTGGCTAA